aaaaaaacataaactgatTGAAGCAACTGCAAAGCTTCATCAGAGCatcaggaggagctggagcaggagatcactgaaCGTCCTGGTTCCtacagagtaggagtgtacctggatcacagagcaggtattctgtcccTCTACAGCGTCTCTAgaaccatgactctcctccacagagtccagaccacattcactcagcctctctatgctggattGCGGTTTTACGACTCTCTTTTTGCATCCACTGCTGAGTTTTGTAAAGTAGATTAAAGAGGGAGTCCATGTGTTGCCCTTTCTTCTGTCTGTCCAGACATGTCGGCTATTGCTGATCAGACTGATTAATCAATCTTTATTCGATTAATACAAAACAAACCTTGTAACACGCGTCACTTCCTGCACACCAGAGAGATAATTCATCTAAAaattcagcaacaacaaaaacaaatctttgaGAAAATGGATAACTGTCAAAAACTGGATATTAAGTTAATTACTGCAGTTATTTGTAAAGAGTATCTATATAACTTGTGCATTTAttcatgtgaaaacatttattacaaacTTTTGCAGGGTGTATTTTGAATATGTGAGGTTTTCTTTTGCATATGAGTGTTGTTGATATTAGTTtctacttttttctgtttgagtgCACGAGCTTAAAACATCcagtctgcagttttttttatatgacatAAATTTAAGGTGTTTGACTTgaaaaatcaatgaaattaTTATCCTGTGTTTATAACTGATCATATTCTTGTTACTACAATGTGTGAAGATttgctgatgtaaacaaacttttaacATCAGCAGAAAATATCTGCTTTTAGTCTGTTTATTAAAATACCTGTCAGTCAGTTTGAGATTGATAACTGGCTCcagtcctgtgtgttttttacttttggTGTAGGGTAACccttttttgtttacatttggatcaATGACTGTACCTTTAATGAAACCAAGACTTAAGTGTCCACTTTATTGCAGTTCAGTAGTTATTGATATGCTTATTCATGCTTATGTTTTGTATTATAATGCTCTCAGTGCTACAATTATGCTTTTATGCTGTGTTATCATTATTAAGATcaataaagagagaaagcatttgttttgtaaatgacatgaatatatactgtagactGAGAGATTGTATgcttgtataaataaataaagttcacaatgacaatgacagaatgtCTTCCATGTTATCAATACTCAATCGAAGCGGTCAGGTAAATGTGAGCTTACGGGTTTTACTTTGGAAACAAAAGACATCCGTGTTATGAAAACCTTAAATACCAGAGAGGATGGAAAGATTTCAGTACAATCCTTGAGATGAAAAGACGGTGACATCCAGGTTTTCTACAACTACTTGTACTTTAACCTCAAAGAATTTTCAGTGACTGAAAATTCAGTGACAGTGAGACACATTTGGTGGTGAAACAGTCAAGACAATCACCTGGTAATTTTGTCACAATTAACAAACcctttacttatgtaaaagtaccaatacagcaatgtaaaaatactccattacaagtaaaagcaccgcatgaaaaatcctacttaagtaaaaatacatactgtaagtaTTAGCTGCAAAATgaagttaaagtattgcagtaaaagtagtggtttgatTATGCTGCGTTGCCTGACACTGGAGGATGTGTATGAAAAGGTTTCCTGTTCATCTGATGTGGATGTACATCATTAATATCATCATGTTAAAGCTAAAAGTCAGTACTTCAAGATATAAgtcattatttcatttgtttacatgAAATTCACAATCCTGTATTATTGTAATCTGTATtatcttttttcctccacagtgtGCAGATATTGGTTTTATAGTTGCTGTGTGAtgattgtgattggctgaggatgtaaataaacacacatggaAACTCAGAGTGTGATTTGCTTATTGCTGTCTAATGATTGTATTGCAACTTTCAggtttttaatcattatttgaTCTTCAGGACTAACAATAAACTGCTTAATGATCAAAAGTCTGATGCGATGTCGAGGATCTTTGAATTTGATCTATTCCAGGTTTGGTTTAGAGAGGTGGATCTGCTGTCATCTCAGATATTATGATGTTAATTCTTGCATGAATTCCTAAAGTTTTTATATTAACTTCATAGTATTATCCCCATCCAGATTTATAGTGCCTAATTTGGCTATAGCAATCCTTTAAAGCATGGTTTCCAAACCTTTTTTGTACCACTGAGGGTTTTATAATGATAATGTCATTGGAGACTGACTGATAAGCACATGTGGGGAAGTTCACATGCACAGACTGTGGTTTTGGCATGATCAAAtggcagcaggagagaaaagaaaacgtAGAAGAATGAAACTTTAAAGACACtgaaacataatttaatttGGTCTGTGTTTCATTGTGGTTACTGACTACACAGACCTCTCAGCAACACTGTGATAATGTCCTCACACAGATTTAATATACTGCTGCATGCTGAAAGGTGGAGTTGACAGACTGGTAAATATgtactgattaaaaaaaaatcagcatatTGTTGTTGGGGTGTGTCAGGGAGTGATAAGGAAAAATGCAGAATAAACAGGCTGTGCTGAGTTCAAGTTAGTTACAACACAAAACttgaggttacaaagaaaagctgcacactttacacacaataTAAAAGGGGTGGAGGTCTTTCTTAAGGCACCACAGGTCTATCTTTATTATAGCCAAGTAACTGTCAAGTTTATTTTGCTGTCacaacttttcatttgaataagAGTCCTTAGGGTTAGTAAATGGCTGTTGGAGGAAATTTTTACAAAGAAGTACTTCaatgaattaaaacaattatttttgttcttctaaagtgacagtaaaaaaaaatgctctcaAACCACTTCACGTCCTGGAATGAAACAAATATCCCCTCCCTGTTCTGCCTGCTCCAGTCTGTCCAGACATTTCCTGGTTCCCTCCCATTCACAGATCTGAAAGTTTATGGATGGGCGTAACCAGCATGTAATGAAATGCAGGAGCTGACAACACCCATTCAACGCAGACCAGCAAgtgaacaggaagaagaacagTATCAGAGCACACCCTTTGCTTCCTCTTCTGAGAAAGTGAAACTTATCAACAGTCATTCCGAGTGCTGAAATGGCGCAGCAAGGAGCTCAGCTGGACGGAGCAAAATTCTgctgttcgatctgtctggatctactgaaggatccggtggctattccctgtggacacagctactgcatgaacTGTATTAAAGGTTTCTGGGAtggagaggatgagaagaaaatctgcagctgccctcagtgcagacagaccttcacaccgaggcctgtcctgatgaaaaacaccatgttagcagatttactggaggagctgaagaagactggactccaagctgctcctgctgatcactgctatgctggacctgaagatgtggcctgtgatgtctgcactgggaggaagctgaaagccttaaagtcctgtctggtgtgtctcgtctcttactgtgagaaacaccttCAACCTCACTATGAATCTGctccattaaagaaacacaagttggtcgacccctccaagaagctccaggagaacatctgctctctcCATggtgaggtgatgaagatgttctgccgtactgatcagcagagtatctgttatctctgctctgtggatgaacataaaggccacgacacagtctcagctgcagcagaaaggactgagaggcagagagagctcgaggtgagtcgacaaaacatccagcagagaatccaggacagagagaaagatgtgaagctgcttcaacaagaggtggaggccgtcagtcgctctgcagataaagcagtggaggacagtgagaagatcttcgctgagctgatccgtctcatccagaaaagaagctctgatgtgaagcagcagatcagatcccagcaggaaactgaagtaagtcgagtcaaagagcttcaggagaagctggagcaggagatcactgagctgaagaggaaagacgctgaactgaagcagctctcacacacagaggatcacacccagtttctacacaactacccctcactgtcacaactcagtgaacctacagactcatccagcatcaatatccgtcctctgagatactttgaggatgtgacagcagctgtgtcagagctcagagatcaactacaggacatcctgagggagaaatggacaaacatctcactgacagggACTGAAGTGGATGTTTTACTGTCAGgaccagaacccaagaccagagctgagtgCTTAAAATATGCatgtgaaatcacactggatccaaacacagcacacacatatgtgttattatctgaggggaacagaaaagcagcgACAACAGGTCTACAATCTTATTCTAGTCACCCAGATAGATTCACTCGATGGcgtcaggtcctgagtagagagagtctgactggacgttgttactgggaggtggagttgAGCGGGAGAGTTtatgtagcagtcgcatacaagaatatcagcagaacaggaaataaatcaaaatgtggacacaatgacaaatcttgggcTTTAGATTGTTACACTAACGGTTATAATTTTGTGTTCAACAAAGTCTCAACTCCCgtctcaggtcctggttcctccagagtaggagtgtatcTGGATCACAgtgcaggtattctgtccttctacagcatCTCtaaaaccatgactctcctccacagagtccagaccacattcactcagcctctctatgctggactttgGCTTTGTTATTTAAGAgacacagctgagttctgtaaactcaaatagacagaagtcattttagACTTAATGTGTCAGATTATGTTGTAActcttcattttgtttgtctccattgtttctgagagctcgttgctgtgatgtttctgaactgcacagagatcagctgtcaatcaaactcaaattgtcaacactttttttctcttcatttgttgttccgttgatgttttgagtttctttaaatctcactttttcctgtgtgtttttatccatggaggctatcactgctcatgacgatgattttaaatttaactgacatttcttcagatgaaaatataaacttctctttgttctaaatgttagtttcatgtttgtattgatgtatttgtttgttgttgtttctcttccacttcagcgtcttaaacagagaaaacaccaGACCGTTCATCACTTTGTAAATTTATAAAGCAATGTGttataaaactgtaattatcgtgataataatcaataaggtgatatttcatttttttcttgtacatagctgacattctgggttaaactaactgattgtgtggatgaagtgaatctgaacatgaaatcattgaacaagagtcatttaacagactttactgattggatgtgtgaacaatctgaagctttacagaataaataaagcagttttcTTTCAAGAatgaacaattttttttttttttgtctttatttcaggATCTCATTTaaagcttctggagaaaatgtgaaactaatatgagagtttatttgaggcagttttcctcctgaaacaccacaaagtacagagttcatgttcagagcagaagaacgtttgtcagtcagtctctgtactttcagctttcttcactaaaacagcttcatcacagagaaatgagcagagttttctatcacttgttgctttaaacaaacaagattttatttgtgcatttagtCAAAAGGGACTTTTTTTATGCAGGCCTGAAAAACTGGAGAAATAACAAGAACTAATTTGGTCAGATGTGGATGTGTAGACATTTTGTTGAGTCCTGACACTCAACAACATCCAGGTTTTCTACAACTACTTGTACTTCAAAGAATTTTCAGTGACTGAAAATTCAGTGACAGTGAGACACATTTGGTGGTGAAACAGTCAAGACAATCACCTGGTAATTTTGTCATAATTAACAAACcctttacttatgtaaaagtaccaatacagcaatgtaaaaatactccattacaagtaaaagcaccgcatgaaaaatcctacttaagtaaaagtacatactgtaagtattagctgcaaaatgtagttaaagtattgcagtaaaagtagtggtttggtccctctgactgatatattattatatatgacatcattagattattaatagtgaagcatcagtgttagagcagcatgttgctgttgtagctgctggaggtggagctagtttacactactttatatacagttagctactttagtccagtggttcccaacctaggggtcgggcccctccaaggggtcaccagataaatctgaggggtcgtgagatgattcagtttttggactttttctctaatctttgacttttgctgaaatattggatcatttgaacatttattgaaatgaaagcatgtgagaagtttagagggaaaaatcactatttggtggagctgttaacaactcatagacatgtgaaatgtgaccccgactacacactcCTTTTTGTAAGACgacaaaagccaaaaatattggaaaccactggtttcatctttgacaatgtgttgtattttaaaagcttgttatattatccattgtgtcaaatcttcatctgaaaagtaactaaagctgtcaaataaatgtagtggagtagaaagtacaatatttccctctgaaatatagtggagtggaagaataaagtagcatcaaatggaaatattcaagtaaagtacaagtacctcaaaactgtacttgagtaaatgtatttagtgaCTTCCCACCACTGCATACAACATACACAGCAGCAAATAAACTCTGACATGTAAAAATCGGCGGAGTTCCCCTTTAACGGTCCCCAGTGTCGGGTTCAGTAAGTCGGGTTCCACCACTAGAGTTCTCCCGGTGCTTCAGCAGCTCCGCTCGGCTCTGTTTACCTCCAGCGCTGCTGCTGTACTGTGGCCAGCTGGACACAAACCACCATCCACAGCTCATCTAGCCCGAGAAACACTGATGTAAGCTGCCTTGTGCTCAATCCTTCGTGGATTTTCCCCGCAGCGCTGTGTGTTAGTGACACTGTAACAGAGGTGAGTTTGATTTTTTATTCGCATGAAAAAACGGCTCAGGCTCAATGACAACACTGCGGCTAGCAGCGTTAGCTTAGCCGCAGCTGCTTCTTCTATCCCGTGATGGAGGATTGTGAACATGGCGCCCTCCAAAACAAACGagtagctagctagttagccgACACTGTTTCGCTATTTTCTGACAACGAATGAAGCTTCATGTTTACTCGGAAAAACTACCATATTGCCACTTTGATTGTGACTCTTTTCAGCTTTCGCTTACGAGTTGGCCAGCTAAGGTTAGCTACGTAACAGTCTGCTAGCATTGCTAACTAAAATTAACTCTCCTCGTTAGCCTGTTTGACTGCCAGGCACTCATTTTATGTACTTGTTTGGCGTTTAAATTATAATTCAATCTATAGGTGGTTTGTTCAAGTTCTTTTGTAAAAGTTAAATCGCTCCATTTGTCTTGACAAGCTTTGGTTTGAACGTCAGCTAGCCGGCTAGAAGCTAaatccagcttctgaaatgccAAAAGCCCGTGGCCTTCCACGGTTGTCTCTTTGTTGCCCAATATACGAGATATGTCTTGTGtgttatttaaatatatgattTATTGTGAAATTATAAATCATAATATCATAATGTCGGCGTCCTGTCCGAGAAAACCTGGTTTGGTCTCATCATGCAAGTGTCAACGTGGTAGCTAGCTTCCAACGGTGAATGACAGAGTCGTGTGTAACATTTCTGACAGCACTGCATCCTCCAGACCTGCCTGAGGTTTGATTTAATTGATATTATTAGTAGCAGGGACGATGTTTGATTTATATTAACGTCATGAGGAGATGTCAGCCTTTCTGTAGATGGAACAACAGAATTGTGTAGTCTCTTTGTTTACCCTGGGAGCAACAAAACGCTTTCTCAACCTGTGTTGGCTGTCTTCTAATTAGCCTCCAGTGTCGCAcactttgtttaattgattggGGAGCACGTTGGCGTGCAGAGCCGGTCGTCCTGTCTTCATGTAGTGTGAGCTCCCAGGAGACAGAGGTGCAGGCTGGTAGCAATGTGCCAGGCAGCAGATGCACATGGAGGAGGGAGAGCTGAAGTGTGGCCCTGCTGCCTTGGCATCATGGCACAGGTGGCCCCCTTTTCACACCTACTGCACCCAACACAGAATACGGGAGCTCATATTACTCACTGTCACCTACCTCACTggttccttctccttcttcagctgttaatttattgtttattcGGATCCCCATTAGTTGTTATCGAGGCAACAGCTACCATTTCCTGGGGTCCAAGTTAAGAACAGAAATGTATACACATGCTTTCACCTACAtgtatacataaatacaattaGAGCACTAACCTCACCCCAGTTAAAACAGTATAATACAGTTTCAACGAAAGCATGTGCATCTCTCTTTATAGCTACGTCTTTCTCTAtatgtgtttaaatatatacacacacacacacgtatttacacattcatgcacacgTACTAACAAGCAGTATCTATAACGATGCTCACCAAATGCTTTGAGCTACAAATTTCACAAAACTGATGAgaaaaaatgactaattgaaCTACTAATTATATTTTGCAGGCTTTTATCCAAGAATAACCTcttaagttgttttttaaaaactttcttTACTTGTTGCTTGAGTAATAAAATGACTTTAtatattacagtttttattgtattggCTGTAGGTTGAAGAATTGTAACATGAAGctgtgttgtgattattttcattatcgattaatctgcagattattttctggattaatcagttaatcgattggtctgtgaaatgtttaaaaagagtggagagaagaaaaaaaaagattcgCTTTGTTCGTCCAGAATCTTAAGATATTCAACTGACTGTTTATGTCGAACATAAACAGAGAAATTTTCACACTGACggagctgaaaccagagatttTTTGGCACATTTCCCCTTAAAAGATTACATAAATGATTGTTGCTGATTATCTTTCTGGCGATCGTCTCATTGAgcaattgttgcagctctaccgCAAAGTCTGCAAAACTAGTGGGTTTGATTTGTAGTGTTATGTGCACTCAAACATTAACATCAGAACATTTACACATTGTTTAtctcgtgttttttttttttgtttttttaatttcttgtaaATATCTTAGTAATCATACTATATCCGGTGAATCGcaccatctttgttttttgaacAGACACAAATCTTGTCataaaaaaacctttttacCTTCATAATTATCAAAGTGACACAAGTGCCAAAATCCTGTGTTGTTGCTTTCAAGGTGGCAGGAAATCACTAATTTTGAGAAACGCAGAATTTTGATGTCTGAAAATTGTGaacaaaagtatttttatttctcataattatgaatattaacTTTTCTGCACAGCTTCTCCTGGATTTGTGTTCTTCTCCCCCCCAAACACTCTGGTTTCTGAGTGTTTAATAATGAACAAACACGTTAACCTTTAATCAATAAAC
This sequence is a window from Thunnus albacares chromosome 12, fThuAlb1.1, whole genome shotgun sequence. Protein-coding genes within it:
- the LOC122993410 gene encoding E3 ubiquitin/ISG15 ligase TRIM25-like, which produces MAQQGAQLDGVKFCCSICLDLLKDPVTIPCGHIYCMSCIKGFWDGEDQRKIYSCPQCRQTFTPRPVLMKNTLVADLLEELKKTGLQAAPADHCYAGPEDVACDVCTGRKLKALKSCLVCLISYCKNHLQPHYELPAFEKHKLVNPSKKLQENICSRHDEVMKMFCRTDQQSICYLCSVDEHKGHDTVSAAAERTERQRELEVSRQNIQQRIQDREKDVKLLQQEVEAVSRSADKAVEDSEKIFTELIRLIQKRSSDVKQQIRSQQETEVSRVKELQEKLEQEITELKRKDAELKQFSHTEDHNQFLHNYPSLSQLSEPTDSSSINIRPLRYFEDVTAAVSELRDQLQDILREKWTNISLTVTDVDVLLSEPEPKTRAELLKYACEITLDPNTAHVRLLLSEGNRKATYMFKEQSYSSHPDRFTDTCPGSSRVGVYLDQRAVIPSAEMAQQGAQLDGAKFCCSICLDLLKDPVAIPCGHSYCMNCIKGFWDGEDEKKICSCPQCRQTFTPRPVLMKNTMLADLLEELKKTGLQAAPADHCYAGPEDVACDVCTGRKLKALKSCLVCLVSYCEKHLQPHYESAPLKKHKLVDPSKKLQENICSLHGEVMKMFCRTDQQSICYLCSVDEHKGHDTVSAAAERTERQRELEVSRQNIQQRIQDREKDVKLLQQEVEAVSRSADKAVEDSEKIFAELIRLIQKRSSDVKQQIRSQQETEVSRVKELQEKLEQEITELKRKDAELKQLSHTEDHTQFLHNYPSLSQLSEPTDSSSINIRPLRYFEDVTAAVSELRDQLQDILREKWTNISLTGTEVDVLLSGPEPKTRAECLKYACEITLDPNTAHTYVLLSEGNRKAATTGLQSYSSHPDRFTRWRQVLSRESLTGRCYWEVELSGRVYVAVAYKNISRTGNKSKCGHNDKSWALDCYTNGYNFVFNKVSTPVSGPGSSRVGVYLDHSAGILSFYSISKTMTLLHRVQTTFTQPLYAGLWLCYLRDTAEFCKLK